TATACGCGCCTGAATCTACATCGTTAAATAGACTACTAAAGTTAAATTTTATTATCAATCCAGGTCGATATAAAGGacaagttacatgtatataaatatgcctgcctatattattaggctttttatttctttctttttttcttcttgatatatagactatatattagacaaaacaTTAAAAGCCTAATactataggcaggtttagcggactaagcgCCCCTTATAACATTCAACcggtatattgaaaataataacaagaaaaaaagagcatttattcatttatttgagagcttgaattattttgattacaACACAAATAGAGGAAGCATGTACAGTAAAGTTTATAGGTAAGCGTAATATACGTCAGATGTATACTTTGAAAGAGCGCTTACTTCCGTTGTATCACCGCTATCCGCATACGTTATAGTGATAAAATTACcgatacaaacaaataaatcaaagtacACGACTTCTTATACAATAGACTTATAAACGGAAACATAAAATCTGATAAATATACAGATTAAAATATGTGTTAAATACTGTAAAGATAAGCTGAATCCGATAAATAAAACGTTTCGCTATGCCCGGTACAGGCTGTATGTCGGCACGATATATTTTGACAGCCTTTACACATATCTCTCAGCTTGATATAATGCACTAAACAACCAAATACAAGCAAAAACAATTTGATTCTAGCGAACACAGCATTTCAACTGAGCTCACTTTCTTATTTGAGTATACGTAAAGGCCGACTTTTTGTCCGGTTGAACTCTTTTGTGTttcaagggagatcactctaatCACTAACCTATTGGAAACCGGCAAATGGTCTATTTGAATTGCGTATAAAAATCACTTTACTATAAAGTCgtgtttttcttcttttgttCATTGGactgtctttatagacagggttGATTGTGCTATACCTCAGAAATACATTTACGAAACAATGAACTATTACTTtatgtatttatcaatttttttgtttgtttgtttgattaattaacgtcctattatcagctatggtcatgtaaggacggcctcccatgtatgctgtgtgttgcgtgtatgttgtgctaggtgcgtgtttcgggagactgcggtatattcatgttgtgtcgtcttgtatagtggaacttttgccctttttatagtgctatatcactgaagcatgccgccgaggacaccaagcaacacgccccacccaaatcatgtattatattgataaGAATATGGTGAGGGGATTCATAATCAATTATTTGATTGATTGCTGCATAATGTTTATTTCTGCTGAAAATGATTAACAAAACTACAACATAAGTATTGAATAGACAAATAACGTATTCTTAGTGGGACACCCAtaatcatatacaatgtatacagttttATGATGTAGTATATATACGCAATTATGTAGATTAGATGAATTAATTGGAAAAGCTTAACAACACGAAAATAGCAACGATAAGAACGTATATTATATTTAGATGATTTTAATCtatattttaacaacaattGTTATTGGCTTAGAAAATTATGCATCAGTCATTTACTGGAAAAATGACGTCGCCGTACAACACCCctgaatgaaaaaaaacttaaaaaaaaagaaacatagaGTTGTGGATTTCATTGCCCAATCTTCAGGGTTACGTCCTTTTGCCAACGCTTTTCTTGCAATTAAATGCATATAAGAGAATGgtttgacatttgttaaagaaactacaaatctaaaataaaatataaagaacCTTGTTTCGGTCCATTTGGTATTATAACGCTACCTCGGTCactatttgattctaccagggCGTTATAACGCCATATGAACCTCAGCAAAGAtccataattgatatttaatcaCCATCACAAGAGTCTGTAATTGTAGGATATTGCGGATATATCTAGTCGCACAATTACGGTGTAGCTCCATTTGctcattattataaatatttaagtattCGAAGATAATATACAATAAGCTGCTAGCTTGATAATTCCGAGGAGAATtatgaagaaaacaaagaaaacaatttcaacatattttgcGAAGTCCTGCCATGACATATTTGAGCTAATATTACCATTTTGTCTTGGAATCATATCGTTTTCGTTGCCATTACAATCGCATTTTCCTTTCCTTTCTCTGTCGGTTTGATCATATTCACAGATTGTAGACAAAGTGGACTCCAAACGGATATCTTCTTTGTTAATATTCTGTTTCTCcttgtgtttgtgttgtgttttggtTCCGTGAAAAGCAGGCTTACATACAATATACGCGAGCCATAATGGAATTGTTTTATGTTGGGGTATGTGGTGTAGTTTCAATAATAGGATATTGAAGATAGTCACTGTCAGGTTGATTCCGAGCTCGGCTATCAGTAGATAACACAATCGGGGAACAGACGGTTCGCTTGTAGCAGGTAAAGTGTCCGCTACTATGGTCATAAACACAGCAATAGCCAGCAGAACAGTCACGGAAAATCCTATTCGCTCACCAGACTCAGCCGGAAGAAGAAAGACCATGATGTTTAAAAAGCCCAAAAGACAGAATGGTAGAATTGTGTTTATAACTTGAAACATTGGACGACGTTTGAAATTCATTTCCAGTGTCAGGGTTTGAGAATCGTCCTCTTCGAGTGAGACACGCATACTTGTAGATTTCATATCCCATATGCTGTTAGGAGAATACATAATCATGCTGATTTCATTACTTTCCAGTTCTAAGAGAACTTCCAATGATGAAGACATGTATATACCGAAATACATTAAACACGATTGCTGATCAAACGGATAGAATGTGACGTCAGCAGGACACGTGATTTCATACACATCCGGTGGAGCCCAAACAACTAGTCCGTTATTATAAACAGCAACCTTTAAGCTATCAAAGCCTGCAGGTTCAACTTTCTCAAATGGGTTAAGTAATAGGAGATCTGGTTTccaaatttcattttgtaaaaGCAAAATCCTTTCGATCCCGCCAAAATCTTCAGGATTCCATTCCAATTGAAAATCGTGccaaatcaaaacaaatacacCAAAAATTGACAACTTACTCGTCTTTTCTTGGAATTCCTTCAAGGAAAGTAGGTAAAATCCAATATTCACTTTTGTTGGCTCCGATAAATTGAAGGTGGGACGAAATTTCGTACTGTAATTTGTCATCAAATGATGATGCAAGTTTATCATATCCCCTTGCATTGCTCCATATGAGATTGTGAATAATACAGAAAGTAAGAACAGTATCGACATCATCCTTAGCTTGTACTCGGCGTATTGTCATAAAAAGGTAGTACTAATGGCTTAAAAACCCCACGGATGATCAATATGTCTAAATAATAGGCAAGTCGACCAGTCTGATATTGGCCGACACACAAAGATCATTCGTTTGCTacacatatttatatgtatttgagACGGATTCAAACTTCATTAGTCACCATTAAATATGCCAAATATACCCATATTTAAATAGATTTTTCTGATTCATTGTTTCATGTTCCAAAGCCTTCAATTTCACATGGATAGTAATCCCTTGACTATTGAGGAAGGTTTTGGAGCGCGGGCGGATTTTATATTTCCACCTTTCATTATAAAACAACTGTATACATACCATGTGAACAACTGCAGATAGTATTTTGATGTATTAAAATTTCGCATACGTGTTATAATATGGCAATCCTATATCGTGCGTTGCTATGTATAATGTGTTATGGCGAAAGAAATAATCACATCAAATAAATCATCCGTAAAGTTAaagaataaaattaataaatttaacAAAGCGTAATTAagtcatataataaacattCATGACCAAAATGTTTTTGACAACATGTAGTATATGTCATATTCATTAGACGATCACGCCATAACTCTTAGACAGGAAGTTGTATTCATGATCACTCAGGCGCTTACACAAATCAGGATAACAGTAATATAGAACAAGGATACAAGGAATTCTTCTGAGAAGGAGATAGAAacgttgatttggtcatgtgaccgcGGAAAATGGCGGTATACAGTAAACAGAATATCATTGTCTACCACTGAACACAAAGTAGGCAACTATTTTGCTTGCTGCGAAAATAAcaatgaacaaaataaaaaacacgATGTCTAGAAACTTTGCCACATCCTGCCATGACGTCATATGATGATTGTCAATTTCTGGTTTCTTGGTTCTAGTATCTTCACTTTGATTGATCCCATTAACAGTTGGCGTCGTTGTTGCTTCGTTTATATCTGATGCCAAACctgaagatacatgtacaaccgTGTCCGATGTATTATGCTTACACTCTGTACTGGATCTAACATTGATGCAAACTTCATTGCATGTCATGTAAAATAGCCAAGAAGGTATTTTCTGATGGAGTGGTTTGTGATGCAGCCTAAGTAGTAATATAGTACAAATTGTTACCAATGCATTTGTACCGAGTTCAGCAACCAACATGTAACATAAACGCGGGAAGGAAGGTTCACTTGTTCCAGGTAAAGTGTCTGCTACAATTGTCATAAACACAGCGATAGCCAGTAGAACGGTCACAGAAAATCCTACACGCTCACCGGACTCAACTGGAAGTAGAAACACCATGATGTTCAAAAGCCCCAAAACACAGAATGGTACAATCGTGTTTATAACTTGAAACATTGGTCGACGTTTCAATATCACCGTTAATATCAGGTATTGcgatatatttaatttgtttgttattacaTTGATATTTGTAGATTTCAGTTCCCAAAGGCTGTTTGGGTAATAATGGTCCAAGTCAATTTCGGAGGATAACGTTTCGAGAAACACGTCCCGTAATGTTGTCATGTAGATTCTGAAATAAAAGAGACACTTTTGTTCATCAAACGGGTAATATGTGACGTCAACCGGACACACGATTTCATACACATCGGTTGGACCCCATGACACATATCCTTCATTTGATACAAGAACTTTGAGCTTGTCAAATCCCGGGGATTCGACTCTCTCAAATGGATTCATTAGCAGCAGATCCGGCTTCCAAACAGTGCTCTGTGAAAGTAAAGTGCTATCAATACCACCGAAATATTCCGGATTCCATTCCAACTGGAAGTCGTGCCAGGTAATGATGAATACTCCAACTATAGAAAATTTGCTTGTTTTTTCAACGAATTCCTTCAATGAGAGAAGCATAAAGCCAAAATTCACCTTTGTTGGTTCTGAGAGGTTTAAAGAAGGCCGGAGTTCCGTGCTGTAATTCGTCATTAGATGTCTATGGAGTCTGGCAAGATCTCCGTGCATCGCTCCGTATACAGTTGTCACGTACAACAAGAACAGCAGAGTCGTCATCGTTAAATGCACTGTGTTTGTATTGCATTTACCAAATGCTCTGTATGCTTAAATACAAACTTAAAATCAATATGTAttattcagaataattatacaGCATTTGTATTTGAATGGTTCAACATGCTGCAActcttaaaaaaaatcaatggaaatattttgtttgccTAGATATTGAGGTTTggtttaaatcatgtttatcacaaacatttataattacattttgtaaatcaCGTATTATGAGGTGAAATAACCGCAAAATAACTTAACAACAAAATTACTTTTGAGGAAAATGGCTTCACTGTTAAAGATGATTATGTTTTTAAGTAaggaaaaaattaaaatttctgaGATTCACTAGACAAGTTTAAATGTGAGATATAAAAGAAAAGTTAATGCTTAAGACACACAGGTTTTGTAGAATAGCGTATATCATCTACTCGTCATTTATGCCATCTTAAGAACCATTAAATACCGCGGCCGCCCAAAACAGACAGATATATGTTCGCAAACAGGAATAGTTTGTACACATGAGAGGCCGACCTAAAATGACTAAATGAAAAGTTAATATGATATGTTAAACCAAAGCCAAACTAAAAACAGAATACGAATAGGTTacactttatcaaaattatcattttagcAGTTATATCTTTTCTATGGATTGTAGGTGTGTAATGTATTTTCACTGCTTTGTATGCTTTTTGTCAATTTAGGGCCTAATAGTCATGATTGTGGTAAGAACAAAAACAAGTCAACATCATATTAGTTCTTTGCACGTAATCatcaaagaaatatttcaaatacaacatactgttgtaaataaaatgatatatataagtatgatattttaaacgagtgttcattttatatgggattttatgaaatgaagtttattattgttattattatttttaaccCTTTGCtggtttcataaaatttcatttaaagtaAACATAAATCAAGATACTTTTTTatgacatacatacatgtatgactaCAACAACCTTCAACTTTCAAAGaatttcaacacaaaaatatatgttgCATATATCCTGGGGAGACAGCCATTTCTCCCGCCATCCTCGAATTCCTGTTGTCACAATATGGTTTttttcatgacgtcacaatggatttccTGCTCGGCGAAATTATTGAAGTTAAGTGCattttgtgataaataaaaatataatgaagcCTAAACGAAAAACAATATAACCGACTGTCGAGGCGCTAGATATTGCTTTCGCAAAATGCCCTTTTCGTGGACATCAGCCAatacatatgtaacaggagaggagaaatgTAGCGGCAAaaccgggattcgaacctgggacctccaaacactagtcAAATGCTCTATCGTTGAGCTACCTGGTTACCGACGATCGTTCCAGTTCAATCCCGCTACACATTACTGAAGACAGACATGTAGGACATATGGAATCGATTTCTTCAATCACACTATAATGACACCATTAGGTATCTTTTTTAAGTTATTAACCATtctattacatgtattgattAATTATCTTGGTGTTTCTCCGTCAATTCCAATTCCACGTGGCTTTTAGTTTCAAATTGACAGCCATTCAGACTGTCACAAGTAAACAGCTATCTTACAAAATGAACAACTATGAATTAGTGCGACTAATGTGTGGCGAGTCGGCAAAGTATGATAAGTATTCACAAATGTCACAATTCACACATTGCTATTTCTGTGCTAAGAATTAATGCAGTGAAATTCAATACACCTGACAAGGTTCCAGGATCAGATGTTAATTGATTCAATGCAATTCAATTGTTATGCCATTCCgatttttaatgaaattcattttaaagttataaatGGGTCATAACCGGgagttttacattgtatgttttgttttcagtaaTTTATCACGTTTGATTAattaagctgtaaaaatcattcaaattgaCAGACAGACATGTATGATGCTTTAAAAtgttagttacaacacataatttatgcactgtaaaaatattgtttttatgtctttTGTATGTTTAGagggaaacatacctgcagatatcactttacaattactaataacactgtaaagatgttaaatgaaattgtaaaccaAAACTTGACTTTATGCTCTGACCACAAGGGTTTGGCGCcctagacatttttctctctatatatatatgttgtattacatatatatatacagagacAAATATAGAGCTAAACACCtgtggtctgaccgtatgttttcatttcactgcactgtagatgtaaatacTGCAAAAATAATGTTAGTATTacttaaaatcattttcatctaTTATTTGTAGCTAAGTCTTGAAAATCGAAAAATATTGGTAAGTTTTGGtggtaaataaaatatcttattcattcgtgtatacatataaaaattacggcacatacaaCTTTGAGTTATCATCATACATAGtttatacaatacatttaaaTCACGATTTTTTTACCCAAAAAGAAAGTTCGCATCCCCTTcatcattattttgatacaatgtatatttgttgATTTTCTCAGCAAAATAACAGAATTATCTCACCTAATTTGCGAGACCAAAATTATCAAGCAAACTTTTAGTGGTCAAACATGTCTATTTGCAACCCCCCTATTTCCGCCGACTGAAATgctctaaaaatgcacatttcaaagaaaaaaatagtccTCCtttgatagtaatccctggactATTGAGGAAGGTATTGGAGCGCGTGCGGATTTTATATTTCCACCTTTCATTATAAAACAACTGTATACATATCATGTGAACAACTGCAGACAGGATATTCTATCTGTTgctttattttaaaaaacatttatatatcaagtTGATTTTTTCCCAAATTAATGAATCTACATTGAAAAATACTGAACAATATGATGAACCAAACTCTTGGACTATAGTCAAAAAGTTactatattaattttgtaaaaagtattgattttattcTTTACATTTACGcatgatttatttaatgtgaTTGTTTCTTTCGCCATAACATTATTTTGACTATAGCCCAAGAGTTTGGTTCATCATGTTGTTCAGTTCACTTTTCAATGTAGATTCATTAATTTGGGAAAAATCAgcttgatataataatgtatttaacATAAAGTAACAGATAGAAAACAACACTTTATACATAGCAACGCATGAATATCTGACtgacaaataaatacatatatgaatCAATCACAATACTGTCTGCAGTTGTTCACTTGATATGTGAACGTGTACTAAAGTATGCTCCAATACCCTAAATTCTCGATAATAAGCCACCACTTATATTCCTAATAGGAAGGAAATCCCAGGCTCATTTTCAAGACCAGTCATTTCCATGCCTGTCTTATTTTCGAAGTCATTaattctgtaagttataataggCTTATTGACGAGACTGGCTTACTTTCGAAAGATTTCGTCAgtgtttaaattgaaaattcaaATGCAAACAAAACAGAGAAATGAGTAAAGTATGAATTTGATAACTGattcaaatatgcatttattttacacatatatctatgtatataataaGATAGCACAATCGCTACAGAATGTTTATAGATAAGGCTTACTTTCAAATGCGGCCTATTTCCAAAGCCGGCATATTTTTAAGATACATTTGGTtgtaaaaaatctaaaaaatctTCAAGAACGGTCTATTTTCAATTCAGGCTTATTACCGAGATTTTAGGGTATTTTACTCAATagtccagggattactatcaaaGCAAAAGTGAAGGCGTTGGAACATAAAACTATGAATAGGAAAATCTATTTAAATgtggtacatatgtacatgggTATATTTGTTAAGCATAATTCAAACTGGTGTAGTTT
The DNA window shown above is from Argopecten irradians isolate NY chromosome 8, Ai_NY, whole genome shotgun sequence and carries:
- the LOC138328924 gene encoding neuronal acetylcholine receptor subunit alpha-6-like, producing MMSILFLLSVLFTISYGAMQGDMINLHHHLMTNYSTKFRPTFNLSEPTKVNIGFYLLSLKEFQEKTSKLSIFGVFVLIWHDFQLEWNPEDFGGIERILLLQNEIWKPDLLLLNPFEKVEPAGFDSLKVAVYNNGLVVWAPPDVYEITCPADVTFYPFDQQSCLMYFGIYMSSSLEVLLELESNEISMIMYSPNSIWDMKSTSMRVSLEEDDSQTLTLEMNFKRRPMFQVINTILPFCLLGFLNIMVFLLPAESGERIGFSVTVLLAIAVFMTIVADTLPATSEPSVPRLCYLLIAELGINLTVTIFNILLLKLHHIPQHKTIPLWLAYIVCKPAFHGTKTQHKHKEKQNINKEDIRLESTLSTICEYDQTDRERKGKCDCNGNENDMIPRQNGNISSNMSWQDFAKYVEIVFFVFFIILLGIIKLAAYCILSSNT
- the LOC138328925 gene encoding acetylcholine receptor subunit beta-like, whose translation is MTTLLFLLYVTTVYGAMHGDLARLHRHLMTNYSTELRPSLNLSEPTKVNFGFMLLSLKEFVEKTSKFSIVGVFIITWHDFQLEWNPEYFGGIDSTLLSQSTVWKPDLLLMNPFERVESPGFDKLKVLVSNEGYVSWGPTDVYEIVCPVDVTYYPFDEQKCLFYFRIYMTTLRDVFLETLSSEIDLDHYYPNSLWELKSTNINVITNKLNISQYLILTVILKRRPMFQVINTIVPFCVLGLLNIMVFLLPVESGERVGFSVTVLLAIAVFMTIVADTLPGTSEPSFPRLCYMLVAELGTNALVTICTILLLRLHHKPLHQKIPSWLFYMTCNEVCINVRSSTECKHNTSDTVVHVSSGLASDINEATTTPTVNGINQSEDTRTKKPEIDNHHMTSWQDVAKFLDIVFFILFIVIFAASKIVAYFVFSGRQ